The genomic interval GTGGCGGCCGTCATCGGCCGGAATTGCCTGATGCTCATCTCAGCCCTCGAACACGGCGATCGAGTCGCCTTCTTTGAGCGTGACGATCGCCTTCTTCCAGCGCGGCGTCGTCCCGCGGGTGCGGCCGCGGGTGACCGAATGCCGGCGCATCTGCATGGTGCGGACGGCCGTGGCGGTGACCCCGAAGAGCTGCTGCAGTGCGTCCCGGATCTGGTACTTGTTGGCCTCCGGGTGCACCTCGAAGGCGTACTCCTTCCGCGTCTGGTAGGCGGCCGAGCTCTTCTCGGTCACCACCGGGCGGACGATGATCTGGTGCAGCGCGGGCATTTACTTGGACCCTTTCTTCTTCGGCTTCGACGCCGGCTTCTTGGCGGCGGGCTTCTTGGCCGCGGCCTTCTTGGCGGCCGGCTTCTTCGCCGCCTTCTTGGCCGACTTGGCCGCCTTCGCCGCCTTCTTCGCGGCCTGGGCGGCGGGCTTGCTCGACGCCTTCTTGGCCGGCTTGGCCGTGCTCCGGCTGGCCGAGCGTTTGGCCGGCCTGGCCTCGGCCGGCTGCTCGGGCTCGTCGGCCAGCGGCTCGGGCATGACGCCGGTGAGCGCGCCCTCTTCCACCACCACGGCGTCCGACCAGAGCACGTCGTACGCGGCGGCCTGGGTGTACCCCATCACGTCCACCGACGGGATGTTGCGACCGCTGAGATAGACGTTCTCGTTGTGCTCGGCGGTGAGCAGCAGGACCTTGCGGCCCGCCAGGCCCAGGCTCGCCAGCAGCTGGGCCAGCTGCGCCGTTTTGGGAGCGCGGAAGGCGAACCGCTCCACCACGTGCAGCGCGCCTTCGCGGGCCCGCGCGTTGAGCGCCGACTTCCGCGCCAGCTGCTTGACCTTGCGCGGGATGTCGGTGCGATAGTCCCGCGGGCTCGGACCGAAGACGATGCCGCCGCCCCGCCAATGCGGTGCGCGGGTGGAGCCCTGCCGCGCCCGGCCGGTGCCCTTCTGCTTCCAGGGCTTCTGATTGCCACCGGAGACGAAGCTCCGGGTCTTGGTCTGGTGGGTGCCCTGGCGCTGGTTGTTCAGGAACACCTTCACCGCCTGGTGCAGCACCGGCTCGTTCACGGTGCCGTCGAAGTACTCCTCCGGCAGCGCGAACGTCGCGTCGCGCCGGGCGCCGGCAGCGGAGTAGTGCGGGGCCTCAATCATGACGGCTGGGTCCTCCCTGCTTCGCCACCGTGACGATGCCGTTCTTGGAGCCCGGGATGGCGCCGCGGACGAACAGGAGATTCCGCTCCGCGTCCACCTTGACCACCGTCAGCCCGAGCTCGGTATGCCGCTCGGCGCCCATGTGGCCGGGCATCCGCTTGCCTTTGATGACCCGGGACGGGTCGGTGCCCGGGCTGATCGAGCCCGGCTTCCGGTGGCGGGTGTTGCCGTGGGTGGCCGGGCCGCCGCCGAAGCCGTAGCGGTGCACCACGCCCTGGAATCCGCGACCCTTGGTGGTGCCGGTGACCTTCACCAGCTCGCCCGGCGCGAAGATGTCGACCTTCACCTCGGCGCCTGGCGCCGGCGACTGGCCGTCGGCAACATCGAACAC from Gemmatimonadales bacterium carries:
- the rplC gene encoding 50S ribosomal protein L3 — translated: MTTGLIGRKLGMTRVFTADGTAVPVTIIEAGPCRVVQVREGGVQLGFGARRAQRTTRAELGHAKKAGLETAPQVLRVFDVADGQSPAPGAEVKVDIFAPGELVKVTGTTKGRGFQGVVHRYGFGGGPATHGNTRHRKPGSISPGTDPSRVIKGKRMPGHMGAERHTELGLTVVKVDAERNLLFVRGAIPGSKNGIVTVAKQGGPSRHD
- the rplW gene encoding 50S ribosomal protein L23, with the protein product MPALHQIIVRPVVTEKSSAAYQTRKEYAFEVHPEANKYQIRDALQQLFGVTATAVRTMQMRRHSVTRGRTRGTTPRWKKAIVTLKEGDSIAVFEG
- the rplD gene encoding 50S ribosomal protein L4; the protein is MIEAPHYSAAGARRDATFALPEEYFDGTVNEPVLHQAVKVFLNNQRQGTHQTKTRSFVSGGNQKPWKQKGTGRARQGSTRAPHWRGGGIVFGPSPRDYRTDIPRKVKQLARKSALNARAREGALHVVERFAFRAPKTAQLAQLLASLGLAGRKVLLLTAEHNENVYLSGRNIPSVDVMGYTQAAAYDVLWSDAVVVEEGALTGVMPEPLADEPEQPAEARPAKRSASRSTAKPAKKASSKPAAQAAKKAAKAAKSAKKAAKKPAAKKAAAKKPAAKKPASKPKKKGSK